One Cryobacterium roopkundense genomic region harbors:
- a CDS encoding PspC domain-containing protein, which translates to MAGVCGGLAARAGIPQFVVRLIAVILVLLGAPAVFAYAAGWALLPDADGRIHAEDAIRGRFEPVMIAIGLLLVVSFVPFSPNYWWSAGSANPVLPVWLATTFAVVWSVLIVGAIVWLIIYLSVKSTTGATTTSVPASASAPAESTTDAAAPAPAPTSNWQATMRQNEARAEQNRLRRESYQAGQAERAAARRARRPGAGLTAIVLGIALISGAVAALVFSAGVWSQAALTLGIAVILGLIALGMVVLGFRGRESGALSGYAFLAVVALLVAGIVPANVQFVLIGSPTWFAIAPTEVDAHSGYALLVGQATLDLSGLDDGPMMFMRSNASQSINVWAGVGQTRIILPEHAPVLVDTTAVIGAVDYSGSRSGQDQQGILLHDARLFNSNNSLVPTVVHVRSFVGQVSIIIIISATTRGEVTP; encoded by the coding sequence ATCGCCGGCGTCTGCGGCGGCCTCGCCGCTCGCGCTGGCATTCCCCAGTTTGTCGTGCGGCTCATCGCCGTGATCCTCGTGCTGCTCGGCGCACCGGCTGTCTTCGCTTACGCCGCCGGCTGGGCCTTGCTACCCGACGCAGACGGTCGCATTCATGCCGAGGATGCCATACGCGGTCGTTTCGAGCCGGTGATGATCGCGATCGGCCTCCTGCTCGTGGTGTCGTTCGTGCCGTTCTCGCCGAACTATTGGTGGAGCGCTGGTTCCGCCAACCCGGTGCTGCCCGTCTGGCTTGCGACCACGTTCGCCGTTGTGTGGTCCGTCCTCATCGTGGGCGCGATCGTCTGGCTCATCATCTACCTGTCTGTGAAATCCACGACGGGCGCGACAACCACATCCGTGCCGGCATCCGCATCCGCACCCGCCGAATCGACGACGGATGCCGCGGCGCCCGCTCCGGCCCCGACAAGCAACTGGCAGGCCACCATGCGCCAGAACGAAGCCCGCGCGGAGCAGAACCGCCTGCGCCGGGAGAGCTACCAGGCCGGGCAAGCAGAGCGCGCGGCCGCGCGGCGAGCGCGACGTCCCGGTGCGGGGCTCACGGCGATCGTGCTCGGCATCGCCCTGATCAGCGGTGCGGTCGCTGCCCTCGTCTTCTCCGCCGGCGTCTGGTCACAGGCGGCGCTGACCCTCGGCATCGCCGTGATACTGGGCCTGATCGCACTGGGAATGGTTGTCCTGGGATTCCGCGGGCGCGAGAGCGGCGCGCTGAGCGGCTACGCCTTTCTGGCCGTGGTCGCCCTGCTCGTGGCGGGAATAGTGCCCGCCAATGTGCAGTTTGTGCTCATTGGCAGCCCAACCTGGTTCGCGATCGCACCGACCGAGGTCGACGCCCACAGCGGTTACGCGCTGCTCGTCGGACAGGCGACCCTTGATCTGTCCGGCCTCGACGACGGCCCGATGATGTTCATGCGCAGCAACGCCTCCCAGTCCATCAATGTGTGGGCCGGCGTGGGACAGACGCGCATTATTCTGCCGGAGCATGCACCGGTTCTGGTCGACACCACCGCTGTTATCGGCGCTGTCGACTATTCGGGCTCCCGGTCCGGGCAGGACCAGCAGGGAATCCTGCTGCACGACGCGCGACTGTTCAACTCGAACAACAGCCTCGTGCCCACTGTTGTGCACGTTCGGTCCTTCGTGGGCCAGGTCAGCATCATCATCATCATCAGCGCAACCACTCGAGGGGAAGTCACGCCATGA
- a CDS encoding LuxR C-terminal-related transcriptional regulator: MTDATPYTSAPLPVVIVDDHSIFRSGLRSDLDSGIRVLGEAATVDEAVALVTELQPRVVLLDVHLPGGRGGGGAEVIREAAPGAPNTLFLALSVSDAAEDVVSVIRAGARGYITKSASGAEVSHAARRVAEGDAVFSPKLAGFVLDAFGAVAGETAATTEELDRLSAREQQVMRLIARGYAYKEVAGSLFISPKTVETHVSAVLRKLQLSSRHELTAWALERKLL; encoded by the coding sequence ATGACCGACGCAACGCCCTACACATCCGCTCCCCTTCCGGTCGTGATCGTCGACGATCACTCGATCTTCCGCTCCGGGCTGCGCTCCGACCTCGACTCAGGTATCCGCGTGCTCGGCGAGGCCGCCACCGTCGACGAGGCGGTCGCACTCGTCACCGAATTGCAGCCCCGCGTGGTGCTGCTCGACGTGCACCTGCCCGGCGGCCGGGGCGGCGGCGGTGCCGAGGTGATTCGAGAGGCGGCTCCCGGCGCGCCGAACACGCTGTTCCTGGCGTTGAGCGTGTCGGACGCGGCCGAAGACGTGGTGAGCGTGATCCGTGCCGGCGCGCGCGGGTACATCACCAAGAGCGCCTCGGGAGCAGAGGTCTCCCACGCCGCCAGGCGGGTGGCGGAGGGCGACGCTGTGTTCTCGCCCAAGCTCGCCGGCTTCGTACTCGACGCCTTCGGGGCGGTGGCGGGCGAGACCGCCGCCACCACTGAGGAACTCGACCGGCTCTCGGCCAGGGAACAGCAGGTGATGCGCCTCATCGCCCGGGGCTACGCCTACAAGGAAGTCGCCGGTAGCCTGTTCATCTCGCCGAAAACCGTGGAAACCCACGTGTCGGCGGTGCTGCGCAAGCTACAGCTCTCCAGCCGCCACGAACTCACGGCCTGGGCGCTCGAACGCAAACTTCTCTAG
- a CDS encoding ATP-binding protein, whose protein sequence is MSRPRLRLIGGVCAGFAEHTGLSVGPVRVAAVLLAFCGGAGALLYAWLWATTPSGSADLGAAIPKLSLTRAASVPPSPAPVPADAPPVAGARAPDATRPVPLAGIVLGAALLLTGAALLANRLGATISFALVIPTVVVLAGVYFAWRQFGELRSGAAPSSSAAFVRTLGALLLTAVGIVLFFVTGDNPSIWTVLAAAVSVLLGLAIVTAPWFVRLSSDLADERAARAREAERADIAAHLHDSVLQTLALIQQKAGPHSEAARLARAQERELREWLFIGSNDERVDLATELRRAASLIEADFAVQFDVVAVGNVPDEAPEPLLAAAREAMFNAARHAGGTVSVYLECGRDGTQLSVTDRGPGFRLDDVPDDRFGVRESILGRMRRAGGTAVVGPGPGGSGTEILLSLPGTPIDSPSEQAHP, encoded by the coding sequence ATGTCCCGACCGAGGCTGCGCCTGATCGGCGGCGTCTGTGCGGGATTCGCCGAACACACCGGGCTCAGTGTGGGCCCAGTGCGCGTCGCCGCGGTGCTGCTGGCGTTCTGCGGGGGAGCCGGTGCCCTGCTCTACGCCTGGCTCTGGGCCACCACGCCGAGTGGCTCAGCAGATCTGGGCGCGGCCATACCCAAGCTCAGCCTCACGCGGGCGGCGTCCGTACCTCCCAGCCCCGCTCCCGTCCCAGCGGATGCGCCACCCGTGGCGGGAGCGCGGGCCCCCGACGCGACCCGGCCGGTTCCATTGGCCGGCATCGTGCTCGGTGCCGCGCTGCTCCTCACCGGCGCGGCCCTGCTCGCCAACCGCCTCGGCGCGACCATCTCGTTCGCCCTCGTCATTCCCACCGTCGTGGTGCTGGCGGGGGTCTACTTCGCCTGGCGCCAGTTCGGTGAGCTCCGCAGCGGCGCCGCCCCGAGCTCCTCCGCGGCCTTCGTGCGCACCCTCGGCGCGCTGCTCCTCACTGCGGTCGGCATCGTGCTCTTCTTCGTAACGGGTGACAATCCGAGCATTTGGACCGTGCTTGCCGCGGCCGTGTCGGTGCTGCTCGGACTCGCGATCGTCACGGCGCCCTGGTTCGTCAGGCTGTCGAGCGACCTCGCCGACGAACGCGCGGCTAGGGCGCGAGAAGCAGAGCGAGCCGACATCGCAGCCCACCTGCATGATTCGGTGCTGCAAACACTCGCCCTCATCCAGCAGAAGGCGGGCCCCCACAGCGAGGCGGCACGGCTCGCACGAGCGCAGGAACGCGAGCTGCGCGAGTGGCTGTTTATCGGGTCGAACGACGAGCGGGTCGATCTGGCGACCGAGCTGCGCCGGGCGGCGAGCCTGATCGAAGCCGACTTCGCCGTGCAGTTCGATGTCGTGGCCGTCGGGAACGTTCCCGACGAGGCCCCGGAACCGTTGCTGGCCGCAGCCCGGGAAGCCATGTTCAACGCAGCCCGGCACGCCGGCGGCACGGTGTCGGTCTACCTCGAGTGCGGGCGTGACGGCACCCAACTCAGCGTGACCGACCGTGGCCCCGGCTTCCGCCTCGACGATGTGCCCGATGACAGGTTCGGCGTGCGCGAATCGATTCTCGGCCGCATGCGCCGCGCCGGTGGTACGGCTGTCGTGGGCCCCGGGCCCGGCGGGTCCGGAACCGAAATTCTCTTGAGCCTTCCCGGTACCCCGATCGACTCCCCGAGTGAGCAGGCACACCCATGA
- a CDS encoding PspC domain-containing protein — protein MTDAPHTPPTTASTPTWRDQLTRFFTWIRFSGLNRDTDRWLLGVCGAVARRTGLDPLIVRGVTIVLAIVGAPVFFAYALGWALLPDTSGRIHAEEVVRGNFTAPSVTSIVLLVATTFSFLQGFHWGGIDTGWILPEWLTVFFSVAWSIAITVGIVWLVVYLVRRGKNRRPGGPGSPLGTPETPSAATRDDAGSGPVQNTSAEVAVGVLTPETLPLVATPLPSTGPSSGWEQTASGWQPTEQNRIRQEQQRVRQDEQQARRAERAAARRASLPGAGFTAIVLGLALAAGAVTAGLVASGTTAAATGSALAVGLAVTLGVIAVGIIVSGIRGRRGGALSGLAFLAGVSLVAVGIFPAGTQFVAAGDPRWQVAAANSTDYRPGYALVAGQATIDLGLLEDDRLADERIIDVWVGLGETRIILPESTPVRVESHAIVGGVADGGTEGTQQQNGLLLNETHTFNGGTDSTLPVIRVWSYIGQVTIIQPVSTTSR, from the coding sequence ATGACCGATGCACCGCACACTCCGCCGACCACGGCGAGCACCCCCACCTGGCGCGACCAACTCACCCGCTTCTTCACCTGGATCCGATTCTCTGGCCTGAACCGTGACACCGACCGTTGGTTGCTCGGCGTCTGCGGCGCGGTCGCCCGTCGCACCGGCCTCGACCCGCTCATCGTGCGCGGCGTCACCATCGTGCTCGCCATCGTGGGCGCCCCGGTCTTCTTCGCCTACGCACTCGGCTGGGCTCTGCTGCCCGACACCTCCGGGCGCATCCACGCTGAAGAGGTTGTGCGCGGAAACTTCACGGCTCCGTCCGTCACGAGCATCGTATTGCTCGTGGCCACCACATTCTCCTTCCTTCAGGGCTTCCACTGGGGCGGCATCGACACCGGCTGGATCCTGCCGGAGTGGCTCACCGTGTTCTTCAGCGTGGCCTGGTCAATCGCCATCACGGTGGGCATTGTCTGGCTCGTGGTGTACCTGGTGCGCCGCGGCAAGAACCGGCGGCCCGGCGGACCCGGCTCCCCGCTCGGAACCCCGGAGACCCCCAGCGCTGCCACCCGAGACGATGCCGGCTCGGGCCCCGTGCAGAACACGTCAGCGGAGGTTGCCGTGGGTGTGCTCACGCCCGAGACGCTACCCCTGGTCGCCACTCCGCTCCCATCGACCGGTCCGTCGTCGGGTTGGGAGCAGACTGCATCGGGCTGGCAGCCCACGGAGCAGAACCGCATCCGACAGGAACAGCAACGCGTCCGTCAGGACGAGCAGCAGGCCCGCCGGGCGGAACGTGCCGCGGCCCGTCGCGCGAGCCTGCCGGGTGCCGGCTTCACCGCGATCGTGCTGGGACTCGCCCTGGCCGCCGGCGCCGTGACGGCCGGTCTGGTCGCCTCAGGGACCACGGCCGCGGCTACGGGATCTGCCCTCGCCGTGGGACTGGCCGTGACTCTGGGGGTCATCGCAGTGGGCATCATCGTATCGGGCATTCGAGGACGTCGGGGCGGAGCACTCAGTGGACTTGCTTTCCTCGCCGGGGTCTCGCTTGTTGCCGTTGGCATCTTTCCGGCCGGAACCCAATTCGTGGCGGCCGGCGACCCCCGCTGGCAGGTCGCGGCGGCGAACTCCACCGACTACCGCCCCGGCTACGCCCTGGTGGCCGGTCAGGCCACGATCGACCTCGGTTTGCTCGAGGACGACAGGCTGGCCGACGAGCGCATCATCGACGTGTGGGTGGGGCTCGGCGAGACCCGAATCATCCTTCCGGAAAGCACGCCCGTGCGAGTGGAGTCCCACGCGATCGTTGGCGGCGTAGCCGACGGCGGCACCGAGGGCACCCAGCAGCAGAACGGTTTGCTGCTCAACGAAACCCACACCTTCAACGGCGGCACCGACAGCACACTGCCGGTGATCCGCGTCTGGTCCTACATCGGCCAGGTCACCATCATTCAGCCCGTCAGCACCACGAGCCGCTAG
- a CDS encoding DUF6518 family protein: protein MSANTTTLSTTARVARSASIVLVVAVASVILGGATSFAQGGFLGPLAPFANSSSGWTLLTALVVWSARRGAGLSGLLGAVSFIALIEGYILTSHLRGIVDSETFFLVAAVVVGPFVGVAASWLHRKGRRAALGIGLLSGIGIGDAANGLATLVPYTGWFYWALIGVIAIALLVVVLGRQVREPLDRVLGILVTLLVAGAFVGAFFILNGSSV, encoded by the coding sequence GTGAGCGCGAACACCACAACACTGAGCACCACGGCACGGGTCGCCCGAAGCGCGTCGATCGTTCTGGTCGTGGCCGTCGCCTCTGTGATACTCGGAGGTGCGACCTCGTTTGCCCAGGGCGGATTTCTGGGGCCGCTCGCCCCCTTCGCGAACTCCTCGAGCGGGTGGACGCTGCTGACCGCACTGGTCGTCTGGAGCGCCCGGCGCGGTGCCGGGCTGTCCGGCTTGCTCGGTGCCGTGTCGTTCATCGCGCTCATTGAGGGATACATTCTGACCTCGCACCTACGCGGGATAGTCGACTCAGAGACCTTCTTCCTCGTGGCCGCAGTCGTCGTCGGTCCGTTCGTCGGTGTCGCCGCGTCCTGGCTCCATCGGAAGGGGCGTCGAGCAGCGCTCGGCATCGGGCTGCTCTCCGGCATCGGCATCGGGGACGCTGCGAACGGACTCGCCACCCTGGTTCCCTATACGGGCTGGTTCTACTGGGCGCTCATCGGAGTCATCGCCATCGCACTGCTTGTCGTTGTGCTTGGTCGCCAGGTTCGCGAGCCCCTCGACAGGGTGCTCGGAATTCTCGTCACCCTTCTCGTGGCGGGGGCATTCGTCGGCGCCTTCTTCATACTGAACGGTTCCTCCGTGTAG